The following is a genomic window from Prunus persica cultivar Lovell chromosome G7, Prunus_persica_NCBIv2, whole genome shotgun sequence.
TGACAAGAAGACTTGTCCTGCTGAGGAAACCGACTTTTGGGTATCCCAACTTGCAACTTCTCAAATGGAGGGGGGCCGTTACCGTCACTTTCCTGTGAAACCCTTAAAGATGAGCGGGAAAAGCctgaatattttttattcatctGCCATTCTTCATAAAGTGACTGAACAACGCCTCCTAACAAAGTCACAACTTTAGGATTCAAACATACTATTCCATTACGTATAGTAGCTCTACCTTCCAAACGGACCTGCCAATCAAAAGCAGGACAAACAAAAGATGTTCAGTTAACAAGAGATATGACCTTCATATATGCACCAGTTGTCCATGAACTTGAGAAATAGGGAATAGAGAGACACTGAAAACTTGTTCCAAAATTTGTATCAAGGTTCACATGACCAGTAATATACAATAAACACAGCCTGTAGCGTGTAGGGAAATCCCAAGCATAGTGTGACAGATTCTTCAAACTGGCATCATATCTCATGAAAAAGTACTTATATTCCGCACAAAATGGTAATCAACAGACTAACTGTCAAACTTAgaaatttcatccattggaatgTTGAGCTAAAAGTAGCATATGGGATAACGAATTGTTGAGCTCAAGTGAAATAATTTAAGTATGTTTGTCTTACACTTGGATTTATCAAGcccaatatataataaattattagttTTCCAATGGGCTTCACAATTGTGCAGCTCAATATCTATTAGTTTGCTATTAAACTGAAGACAAATTCCAAAATATGTTCAATCAATGACAGCTCTAAGTTATTTACACAGATATAAAACGCAAGCTGAGCATTGAGCTAGCATGAAGAACAGGGAAGTACCTTTGTACCAGGAACGACGTCGTCAGGGATTGATGGGATATGAAAGTACTCTACAGCTGCTACCTCGCTGTGGCCGTCTGTCAGGCCAAGCTTTAAAAGACGCCGACTGCTTGAATTTCTCGCAAAATCCACCACACTGCTTCTGGTAATGTCTCTAACCCAAGCTATCTGATAAAAACACAAACGAAGACCGCATTTTTCTTCGTCTTTAAGTTTTTTCTCGGCAACCAAACAGTGAACAATAAAAATTCACGAGAGAGTTAAGAGGTGTGATTGCCTGGAGGACTTGAGGGCCGAGAAGATGAGATGATTTGCGGAGAGTATTCGGGTCGGGCAAGGACTTGGCGGAGATGGATTTGAGGTCCATGTTGGTGAGCTCCGATTCCACTGAATTCACCACCGTACGCGTGTCGTCGGCCAAAGCGGAGTGGATCATGATCATCGCCTTCACTTGGTCCAGGTCGCCGAAGCACCAGCCCCTGCTCCTTAGGGTTTCGATTGCAGCGTCTGAAGCACCGGAGCTCTCCTCCATTTTTAGCGCCTGTTTGCGCGGCGTTTGATTTTGGGGCTTTTCTTAGCTTTTGCAATTGCAACAGAGAACGAACAATGTAGGATGTGGTCCCATGTCGGCCATGAAATGTCGTCGTCTTGGCTTTAGTGAGAACGAATGAGGGGCCAACGGGCCGAGGACCAAAAAGGGCCTACATCACCCAACAGCAAGGGACAACGGGGCGAGGTGTATAAGTTGGTGGGCCGTAGGCAGGGCTTGGGCCATCCTGGTATAGAATGATCAAGTCCGGCAGGGCACGTAGGtagtttattaaataattaataaaataaaaaaaaatagtgggGCATCATGCCATGtctcaataaaataagaactttAGGTGTCACCGGTTGTAATTAGTTAGAGGGCATAATTCTCGGATGACCCTCATCGCATCACACgtaaaagaaatattatataaattatgttAGTTAGCAGTTTTGCGAAGTGTATTTGTTacataaattatttatataatttattattggATGAATAATGCATCATTGAGAGGCACTTGGTTTCGGTTGGAGATGTGCATGTGGAAAGTAGAATGTGGTTGATGtgtgtaatatatatatatatatatatatatatatgtatttgttaTATGTGGTTTCTAATTCTAATTACCATGTAGTTTCGTGTATCTTAATAGTCGGTTACCAATTTGTGAGCTACTCTCACCAACCAACCAGAAGACaatgagagaaggaaaaggtCCTTGAGCCTTTGATATAAACTGCACAGCCAGCTGCAAGGAGAGGGGACGTATATATCACGATGCATGAATTGATCATGTTTTGTTGGGGAAATGCTCGATATTATGGTTATATCAgacaatttttctttcaagttatgaacataaa
Proteins encoded in this region:
- the LOC18769588 gene encoding tudor domain-containing protein 3; protein product: MEESSGASDAAIETLRSRGWCFGDLDQVKAMIMIHSALADDTRTVVNSVESELTNMDLKSISAKSLPDPNTLRKSSHLLGPQVLQIAWVRDITRSSVVDFARNSSSRRLLKLGLTDGHSEVAAVEYFHIPSIPDDVVPGTKVRLEGRATIRNGIVCLNPKVVTLLGGVVQSLYEEWQMNKKYSGFSRSSLRVSQESDGNGPPPFEKLQVGIPKSRFPQQDKSSYYSDVNSKSSGPIARNVEVRPIGRQQDLHLKSNDVDNSDKKNDTDNKLTTDSLDEQTQDKPSSSAARPKEVIEAVPVQNQAAAQKLLQKMSHQNRDDRHSRGRQYRGKGRQEEEPVVFTLDEWEKRKAGAKPSIRNPFAQSSRDEELARQLQNQFDLEDYHVQKGPPRDVNAENIKMSMFNFQRDDDGGRGMGHEGRGRGRGRGRGRSRGGGRGRGGFR